A single window of Enoplosus armatus isolate fEnoArm2 chromosome 22, fEnoArm2.hap1, whole genome shotgun sequence DNA harbors:
- the trim24 gene encoding transcription intermediary factor 1-alpha: MDESAENVDNDDIVIIVENEAESLPAEEERLKQQGTFGLMDTCPICKLSFHNREPKLLPCLHSFCKRCLPAPFRSADPRRDSQGQVDSNKPLGAIRCPVCRQECWEMDVLDNFFVKDSAEVPSSTVEKTSQVCMSCDDNTEATGYCVECVEFLCVTCIEAHQRVKFTRDHTIRQKEEMSPEAVGISTQKPVFCDIHKQEPLKLFCETCDRLTCRDCQLLKHKDHNYQFLEDAYKNHRQYLENMTQQLQEKRKAIEDVSSCISTGLQHVDENRKAVTNEIKKSICNLIMEINRKGKILVNQLEALTKDHELGLKKQQEDVNSLSRHLDHVISFTKWATASHSGTALLYCKRLILFQIHYLMRASCNPSIVPQSSVRFQCRSGFWATNVDLGSLVVERGPGRPPVTNHQAGPRPEAPTGGLSVSAAQQRQSTLAQLQMQVDKLSQQPHRQPPPNYWSWYQNVRLPGPPGPPPPTRPIHGGSSPSQGPPNLGQPGRRYGSSHSNPRSPTSSMLHNTGFPAAQSLRDLIHSSTFPPKPMDVLQGTSRYPQPLSAGAATQTSLHQRGLAESSFLKRSEAGGSVPSITISIPKPSFAPSLASASADKTSTLNHISVQARQNSPMAKPSSSDRSTGTTSWKPSFEPPPAPSAKRRRRSSPGPVIVIKDEPEDEDEVRFVQSSVGSSLPDSSTGAQSKPRQQQKVPAPVLVPGSVSKEQRPQPTEQPESEKSVEPEEDPNEDWCAVCQNGGELLCCDKCPKVFHLACHIPTLNESPSGEWFCSFCRDVVSPEMEYDCDSKDDPVSDGFPCVDRRRCERLLLRLFCNDFSTDFQQPAPPSETRRYKELIKTPMDLSIVKRKLELKEGECYSSPEEFVVDVRLIFFNCAKYYKATSEVGSAGLYLEDYFEEQLKQIYPDRVFPGGREEQMIPPLEDEIDEEEEEMMEEGMAPVEDDKAQSPAGEGIPPVEEDLPPLEEATAPGEEKKPETEKAIESSEKETDIKVAAAEGDTPPAEEVQDEKTPVQEVKSSPAAESESKDGEAPSSPKEENPQLPTDKTADPPETQKEASAPADTAKEEEG; encoded by the exons atggatgaaagtGCCGAAAATGTTGACAACGACGACATTGTCATTATTGTGGAAAACGAGGCAGAAAGTTTGCCAGccgaggaggagaggctgaagcAGCAAGGCACTTTCGGGCTGATGGACACTTGTCCCATCTGCAAGTTGAGCTTCCACAATAGAGAGCCCAAACTCCTGCCTTGTCTTCACTCTTTCTGCAAGAGATGTCTCCCTGCCCCCTTCCGGAGTGCCGACCCGAGGCGTGACTCGCAAGGACAAGTCGACAGCAACAAACCAT TGGGTGCCATTCGATGTCCAGTGTGCAGACAGGAATGCTGGGAGATGGACGTGTTGGACAATTTCTTTGTCAAGGACTCTGCTGAGGTGCCAAGCAGCACCGTGGAGAAAACCAGCCAG GTGTGCATGAGCTGTGATGACAACACAGAGGCAACAGGTTActgtgtggagtgtgtggagtttctgtgtgtgacatGTATTGAGGCGCACCAAAGGGTCAAGTTCACCAGGGATCACACCATACGTCAGAAGGAGGAGATGTCTCCAG AAGCAGTAGGTATTTCCACACAGAAGCCTGTGTTTTGTGACATCCACAAGCAGGAGCCACTGAAGCTGTTTTGTGAGACGTGTGACCGACTTACCTGTCGAGACTGTCAGCTCCTGAAGCACAAGGATCACAa CTACCAGTTTTTGGAGGATGCATACAAGAACCACAGGCAGTATCTGGAGAACATGACTCAACAGttgcaggagaaaagaaaggccATCGAGGACGTGTCCAGCTGTATCAGCACTGG ACTCCAGCATGTTGACGAAAACCGGAAGGCTGTAACGAATGAAATAAAGAAGTCCATCTGTAACTTGATTATGGAGATCAACAGGAAGGGAAAGATTCTCGTCAACCAGCTTGAG GCTCTGACAAAGGACCATGAGTTGGGTTTGAAAAAGCAGCAAGAAGACGTCAACTCTCTGAGCAGGCACCTAGACCATGTCATCAGCTTTACCAAATGGGCCACAGCCAGCCACAGCGGAACAGCCCTCCTCTACTGCAAGAGACTG ATCCTTTTTCAGATCCATTACCTGATGAGAGCAAGCTGTAATCCCTCCATCGTCCCTCAGAGTTCTGTTCGCTTTCAGTGTCGCTCTGGTTTCTGGGCCACGAACGTTGACCTCG GATCTCTGGTAGTAGAAAGGGGCCCAGGCCGGCCGCCCGTCACCAACCACCAGGCAGGTCCCAGACCAGAGGCACCCACTGGAGGTCTCTCAGTGTCAGCAGCTCAGCAACGACAGAGCACGCTGGCTCAGCTCCAGATGCAG GTGGACAAGCTTTCCCAGCAGCCCCACAGGCAGCCCCCTCCTAACTACTGGTCCTGGTACCAAAATGTCAGGCTCCCAGGACCCCCCGGCCCTCCACCCCCTACCAGACCCATCCACGGTGGCTCCTCCCCCTCCCAAGGACCCCCCAACTTGGGACAGCCGGGACGCAGATACGGAAGCTCCCACTCCAACCCGAGAAGCCCCACGTCCTCCATGCTTCACAACACAGGCTTCCCAGCCGCTCAG TCTCTGAGAGATCTGATCCATAGCTCCACCTTCCCTCCTAAACCCATGGATGTGTTGCAGGGTACGTCCCGCTACCCACAGCCTCTGTCCGCTGGAGCAGCCACACAGACTTCACTACATCAG CGGGGCCTAGCAGAGTCTTCCTTCCTGAAGAGGAGTGAGGCTGGTGGATCTGTCCCCTCCATTACCATCTCTATCCCCAAGCCCAGCTTCGCTCCCAGCCTAGCTTCAGCGAgcgcagacaaaacaagcacactTAATCACATATCAG TTCAAGCTAGGCAGAACTCCCCGATGGCCAAACCATCGTCTTCAGACAGAAGCACAGG GACAACTTCCTGGAAGCCGAGTTTTGAGCCTCCACCTGCCCCTTCAGCTAAGCGGCGACGAAGGTCGTCCCCCGGGCCCGTTATCGTCATCAAGGATGAACCAGAGGACGAGGATGAAGTTCGTTTT GTGCAGTCCAGTGTAGGGTCCAGCCTGCCAGACAGCAGCACCGGAGCTCAGTCAAAGCCTCGGCAGCAGCAGAAGGTGCCTGCCCCTGTCCTGGTCCCTGGATCAGTGTCCAAAGAGCAGCGTCCTCAGCCCACAGAGCAGCCGGAGTCTGAAAAGAGTGTGGAGCCGGAGGAAGACCCTAATGAGGACTGGTGCGCTGTCTGTCAAAACGGAGGAGAGCTGCTCTGTTGCGACAAGTGTCCCAAAGTTTTTCATCTGGCCTGCCACATTCCCACCCTGAATGAGTCCCCCAG CGGCGAGTGGTTCTGTTCGTTCTGCCGGGACGTCGTCTCTCCTGAGATGGAGTATGACTGTGACAGCAAGGACGACCCTGTCTCTGACGGCTTCCCATGTGTTGATAGGAGG agATGTGAGAGGTTGCTTCTACGTCTGTTCTGCAATGACTTCAGCACTGACTTTCAGCAGCCTGCTCCTCCATCA GAGACAAGAAGGTACAAAGAGCTGATCAAGACCCCGATGGATTTGTCAATAGTGAAGAGGAAACTGGAGTTGAAGGAGGGTGAATGTTATAGTAGTCCAGAGGAGTTTGTCGTGGACGTCAGGCTCATATTTTTCAACTGTGCAAAGTACTACAAG GCGACCTCAGAGGTGGGGAGTGCAGGCTTGTACTTGGAGGACTACTTTGAGGAACAGTTGAAACAAATTTACCCAGATAGGGTCTTCcccggagggagggaggaacagATGATCCCTCCTTTGGAGGATGAGatagatgaagaagaggaagagatgatgGAGGAAGGCATGGCGCCCGTTgaagacgacaaagcacaaagtcCTGCGGGAGAAGGAATCCCCCCTGTGGAAGAGGACTTGCCTCCTCTGGAGGAAGCGACAGCCCCGGGGGAGGAAAAGAAGCCAGAAACAGAGAAGGCGATCGAATCGAGCGAAAAGGAGACGGACATAAAGGTAGCGGCCGCGGAAGGAGACACGCCTCCTGCAGAGGAGGTGCAGGATGAGAAAACTCCTGTGCAGGAGGTGAAAAGCTCTCCAGCTgctgagagtgaatcaaaagaCGGAGAAGCTCCCAGCTCTCCAAAAGAGGAGAACCCTCAGCTCCCTACAGACAAGACTGCAGATCCACCTGAAACCCAGAAGGAGGCGTCAGCTCCTGCAGACACAgccaaagaggaggagggatag
- the LOC139305431 gene encoding aldo-keto reductase family 1 member D1-like isoform X2: protein MDLTAESHSIPLSDGNSIPMVGLGTYGDPRTTPKGIAYESVKVAIETGYRHLDGALVYFNEHEVGQAIREKIADGTVKREDIFYCGKLWNTFHPPQLVRPALEKTLKTLQLDYVDLYIVEMPTAFKPGDTFYPKDENGKHIYHETDLCATWEVECHPYFTQPKLLEYCRQNDIVMVGYSPLGTSRDASWVNLKCPPLMEDELLVSIAKKYNKTTAQVALRFNVQRGVAVIPKSFNPVRIKQNFQIFDFSLSEAEMKAIEGLNKNIRFVELLMWSDHPEYPFHDSY, encoded by the exons ATGGACTTGACAGCTGAGAGTCACTCCATTCCTCTGAGTGATGGAAACAGCATACCTATGGTGGGACTGGGAACTTATGGGGATCCCCGCACG ACCCCTAAAGGAATTGCATATGAATCAGTCAAAGTGGCCATTGAAACAGGGTACAGACACCTTGATGGGGCTTTGGTCTATTTCAATGAACATGAGGTGGGACAAGCAATAAGGGAGAAAATTGCAGATGGAACTGTGAAGAGAGAGGACATCTTCTACTGTGGAAAG TTGTGGAACACATTCCATCCCCCACAATTGGTACGACCTGCTTTGGAGAAAACCTTGAAGACGTTACAGCTGGATTATGTCGACCTCTATATTGTAGAAATGCCCACAGCCTTCAAG CCAGGAGATACATTTTACCCCAAAGATGAGAATGGGAAGCACATTTATCACGAGACAGATCTCTGTGCTACATGGGAG GTTGAATGCCATCCCTATTTCACTCAGCCAAAGTTGCTTGAGTACTGCCGGCAGAATGATATTGTCATGGTGGGATACAGCCCCTTGGGGACATCTAGAGATGCATCCTG GGTAAACCTAAAATGCCCCCCACTGATGGAAGATGAGCTATTGGTATCAATTGCCAAAAAGTATAACAAGACCACAGCCCAGGTGGCCTTGAGGTTCAACGTGCAGAGAGGAGTGGCGGTCATCCCAAAGAGCTTCAACCCTGTTCGCATAAAGCAGAACTTTCAG ATATTCGACTTCTCCCTTTCTGAGGCGGAAATGAAGGCAATTGAGGGATTGAACAAGAATATTCGTTTTGTGGAGCTACTCAT GTGGTCCGATCATCCAGAGTATCCATTTCATGACAGCTACTAG
- the LOC139305431 gene encoding aldo-keto reductase family 1 member D1-like isoform X1 produces the protein MDLTAESHSIPLSDGNSIPMVGLGTYGDPRTTPKGIAYESVKVAIETGYRHLDGALVYFNEHEVGQAIREKIADGTVKREDIFYCGKLWNTFHPPQLVRPALEKTLKTLQLDYVDLYIVEMPTAFKPGDTFYPKDENGKHIYHETDLCATWEALEACKDAGLVKSLGVSNFNKRQLELILNKRGLKHKPVSNQVECHPYFTQPKLLEYCRQNDIVMVGYSPLGTSRDASWVNLKCPPLMEDELLVSIAKKYNKTTAQVALRFNVQRGVAVIPKSFNPVRIKQNFQIFDFSLSEAEMKAIEGLNKNIRFVELLMWSDHPEYPFHDSY, from the exons ATGGACTTGACAGCTGAGAGTCACTCCATTCCTCTGAGTGATGGAAACAGCATACCTATGGTGGGACTGGGAACTTATGGGGATCCCCGCACG ACCCCTAAAGGAATTGCATATGAATCAGTCAAAGTGGCCATTGAAACAGGGTACAGACACCTTGATGGGGCTTTGGTCTATTTCAATGAACATGAGGTGGGACAAGCAATAAGGGAGAAAATTGCAGATGGAACTGTGAAGAGAGAGGACATCTTCTACTGTGGAAAG TTGTGGAACACATTCCATCCCCCACAATTGGTACGACCTGCTTTGGAGAAAACCTTGAAGACGTTACAGCTGGATTATGTCGACCTCTATATTGTAGAAATGCCCACAGCCTTCAAG CCAGGAGATACATTTTACCCCAAAGATGAGAATGGGAAGCACATTTATCACGAGACAGATCTCTGTGCTACATGGGAG GCTTTGGAGGCTTGCAAAGATGCTGGGCTAGTAAAATCTCTTGGAGTATCCAACTTCAACAAGCGACAACTGGAGTTGATCCTTAACAAACGTGGGCTGAAGCACAAACCCGTGTCAAACCAG GTTGAATGCCATCCCTATTTCACTCAGCCAAAGTTGCTTGAGTACTGCCGGCAGAATGATATTGTCATGGTGGGATACAGCCCCTTGGGGACATCTAGAGATGCATCCTG GGTAAACCTAAAATGCCCCCCACTGATGGAAGATGAGCTATTGGTATCAATTGCCAAAAAGTATAACAAGACCACAGCCCAGGTGGCCTTGAGGTTCAACGTGCAGAGAGGAGTGGCGGTCATCCCAAAGAGCTTCAACCCTGTTCGCATAAAGCAGAACTTTCAG ATATTCGACTTCTCCCTTTCTGAGGCGGAAATGAAGGCAATTGAGGGATTGAACAAGAATATTCGTTTTGTGGAGCTACTCAT GTGGTCCGATCATCCAGAGTATCCATTTCATGACAGCTACTAG
- the kdm5a gene encoding lysine-specific demethylase 5A, with translation MDTEEFVPPPECPVFEPSWEDFSDPLGFINKIRPIAEKTGICKIRPPEDWQPPFACDVRNFRFTPRVQRLNELEALTRVKLNFLDQIAKFWELQGSKIRFPHVERKVLDLYQLSKIVSSEGGFETVCKEKRWSKVASRMGFPSGKGTGSLLRSHYERILYPYELFQSGATLTGIQRLYDEGDDGEELDEGVGEEAGEEEEQDEEEDKEKDGEGDAMQTKDQLLPERRSRRLKSERENKEPKGLKIFGTSPKMVGLEIVSADDGFNKKQRHLKAQAFAIKMRPRKETLEVNFIDLYLCLVCGRGDEEDRLLLCDGCDDSYHTFCLIPPLQDVPKGDWRCPKCVAEECSKPREAFGFEQAVREYTLQSFGEMADHFKSDYFNMPVHMVPTELVEKEFWRLVSSIEEDVIVEYGADISSKDVGSGFPVRDGKRRLLGDEEEYANSGWNLNNMPVLEQSVLTHINVDISGMKVPWLYVGMCFSSFCWHIEDHWSYSINFLHWGEPKTWYGVPASAAEQLEAVMKKLAPELFDSQPDLLHQLVTIMNPNVLMEHGVPVYRTNQCAGEFVVTFPRAYHSGFNQGYNFAEAVNFCTADWLPMGRQCVAHYRRLHRYCVFSHEELLCKMAADPESLDVELAAAVFKEMGDMMEEETKLRQAVQEIGVLSSEQEVFELLPDDERQCHKCKTTCFLSALTCSCSPDRLVCLNHAADLCDCPLGNKCLRYRYDLEEFPSMLYGVKTRAQSYDTWSKRVTEALAADQKNKKDLIELKVLLEDAEDRKYPEKALFRRLRDMVKEAETCSSVAQLLLSRKQRHRSVDMDTPESNPSSSRNRTKLTVDELKAFVDQLYRLPCIISQARQVKELLENVEDFHERAQVALSDELPDSSKLQALLDLGSGLDVELPELPRLKQELQQARWLDEVRVTLAEPHRVTLELMKRLIDSGVGLAPHHAVEKAMAELQEILTVSERWEDKARACLQAKPRHSMVTLESIVLEARNIPAYLPNILALREALQKAKEWTSKVEAIQSGTSYAYLEQLESLLARGRSIPVRLDPLAQVESQVAAARAWRERTARTFLKKNSTYTLLQVLSPRADIGVYGNSKSKRKRVKELMEKERGGFDPDALSDLEESLEEVRDPSTVVAAFKAKEQKEVESIHSLRAANLAKMAMADRIEEVKFCLCRKTASGFMLQCELCKDWFHGACVPLPKTGSQKKLGVGWQSNSKDSKFLCPLCQRSRRPRLETILSLLVSLQKLPVRLPEGEALQCLTERAMSWQDRARQSLATEELSSALAKLSVLSQRMVEQAAREKTEKIINAELQKAAANPDLQGHIQTFQQSGFSRATSPRQCVDYDDEETDSDEDIRETYGYDMKDPGEVKPYLFCDEEIPVKSEEVVSHMWPAATPSFCAEHAYSSASKSCVQNVGTPRKQPRKTPLVPRSLEPPVLELSPQAKAQLEELMMLGDLLEVSLDETQHIWRILQATHPPSEERFLQVMEPDDSLMEKPLKIKLKDSEKKRKRKLERAEHHHMLMAAAVAGGASAMGDMRPAKSKELKRVGLELGLGGKPKKKKLKLNLDKNREMKQLAKRLAKEEKERKRKEKAAAKAEAIREGLEKRKEKKILDIPSKYDWSGAEDSNDENAVCAAKNCQRPCKDKVDWVQCDGGCDEWFHQVCVGVTCEMAENEDYICVDCSRKAAGGGVTVEEVAEESVVVLATSLCGGGGGVQSLPSSSVVASWSHASPASHLNPAASHQQQQQQQQQQEPQQGS, from the exons ATGGACACGGAGGAA TTCGTCCCCCCTCCTGAATGCCCGGTTTTTGAACCGAGTTGGGAGGATTTCTCGGATCCGTTAGGATTTATCAACAAGATCCGACCCATTGCAGAGAAAACGGGCATCTGCAAGATCCGACCACCCGAG GACTGGCAGCCTCCGTTTGCCTGTGATGTACGCAACTTCCGCTTCACTCCTCGAGTACAAAGACTGAATGAACTTGAG GCCCTCACTCGGGTGAAGCTCAACTTTCTGGATCAAATTGCAAAGTTCTGGGAGCTGCAGGGATCCAAGATCCGATTCCCGCATGTGGAGAGGAAGGTTTTGGACCTCTATCAGCTCAGCAAG ATTGTGTCCTCAGAGGGTGGCTTTGAGACAGTGTGTAAAGAGAAGAGGTGGTCCAAGGTGGCCAGCCGAATGGGCTTCCCATCTGGGAAAGGCACCGGCTCTCTGCTGCGCTCCCATTATGAGAGGATCCTATACCCATATGAACTCTTCCAGTCTGGGGCCACGCTGACG GGCATCCAGCGGCTATATGACGAAGGAGACGATGGGGAAGAACTGGATGAGGGAGTTGGTGAGGAggcaggggaggaagaggagcaagacgaggaggaggataaGGAGAAAGATGGGGAGGGTGATGCAATGCAAACTAAAGACCAGCTTCTGCCTGAGAGACGCTCCAGGCGCCTTAAGTCTgag AGGGAAAACAAGGAGCCAAAAGGCCTAAAGATCTTTGGTACAAGCCCCAAGATGGTCGGCTTGGAGATTGTATCAGCTG ATGATGGCTTCAACAAGAAGCAGCGTCACCTCAAAGCCCAGGCCTTCGCCATCAAAATGAGACCACGCAAGGAGACCCTGGAGGTCAACTTT ATCGACCTCTACCTCTGCCTGGTGTGCGGACGGGGTGATGAGGAGGACCGGCTCCTGCTGTGTGATGGCTGTGACGACAGCTACCACACCTTCTGCCTGATCCCACCTCTGCAGGACGTGCCCAAAGGGGACTGGCGCTGCCCTAAATGTGTTGCTGAG GAGTGCAGCAAGCCCAGAGAAGCCTTTGGCTTCGAGCAGGCAGTGAGGGAGTACACTCTCCAGAGCTTTGGAGAAATGGCTGACCACTTCAAGTCTGACTATTTTAACATGCCCGTCCAC ATGGTTCCCACGGAGTTGGTGGAGAAAGAGTTCTGGCGTCTGGTCAGCAGCATTGAGGAGGACGTCATCGTAGAGTACGGAGCCGACATCAGCTCCAAGGATGTGGGCAGCGGATTTCCTGTCAGGGACGGTAAAAGGAGGCTACTGGGAGATGAGGAG GAGTATGCCAACTCAGGCTGGAACCTGAATAACATGCCCGTTCTGGAGCAGTCGGTGCTCACCCACATCAATGTGGACATCTCGGGTATGAAGGTGCCTTGGCTCTACGTGGGCATGTGTTTCTCCTCATTCTGCTGGCACATTGAGGACCACTGGAGTTACTCCATCAACTTCCTGCACTG GGGAGAACCGAAGACTTGGTATGGAGTGCCGgcctctgcagcagagcagctggaggccGTAATGAAAAAGTTGGCTCCAGAGCTGTTTGACTCCCAGCCTGACCTCCTCCATCAACTGGTCACCATCATGAATCCCAATGTCCTCATGGAGCACGGTGTCCCT GTGTACAGGACCAATCAGTGTGCAGGGGAGTTTGTGGTGACCTTCCCCAGGGCCTACCACAGCGGCTTCAACCAGGGCTACAACTTCGCAGAGGCTGTGAACTTCTGCACGGCTGACTGG TTACCTATGGGTCGTCAGTGTGTGGCTCATTATCGACGCCTCCACCGCTACTGCGTCTTCTCCCACGAAGAGCTGCTGTGCAAGATGGCTGCCGATCCAGAGAGTCTTGATGTGGAATTAGCTGCTGCCGTCTTCAAGGAAATGGGAGacatgatggaggaggagacaaaacTCAGACAGGCTGTCCAAGAAATA GGGGTGCTGTCCTCAGAGCAGGAGGTTTTTGAACTTTTGCCTGACGATGAGCGCCAGTGTCACAAGTGTAAGACAACCTGTTTCCTGTCGGCACTGACATGTTCCTGCAGCCCTGATCGGCTGGTCTGTCTGAACCATGCTGCAGATCTCTGCGACTGTCCGCTTGGCAACAAGTGTCTTCG GTACCGCTATGATCTGGAGGAGTTTCCGTCCATGCTGTATGGGGTCAAGACACGGGCTCAGTCTTATGACACCTGGTCAAAGAGGGTCACCGAGGCCTTGGCTGCTGaccagaaaaacaagaaag ACCTTATTGAGCTCAAGGTTTTGCTGGAGGAtgcagaggacaggaagtacCCAGAGAAAGCTTTGTTCCGTCGCCTGAGGGACATGGTGAAAGAGGCGGAGACATGCTCCTCTGTagctcagctgctgctcagccgCAAACAGAGGCACAGGTCAGTGGACATGGATACACCTGAAAGTAATCCATCA AGCAGTCGTAACCGTACCAAACTGACAGTGGATGAGCTCAAGGCCTTTGTGGATCAGCTCTACAGGCTGCCCTGCATCATCAGCCAGGCCCGACAAGTCAAA GAGTTACTGGAAAATGTGGAGGACTTCCACGAGCGAGCCCAGGTGGCACTGTCAGATGAATTGCCCGATTCCTCCAAGTTGCAGGCGCTGTTGGACCTGGGCAGCGGCCTGGACGTAGAGCTGCCAGAGCTGCCCAGACTGAAACAGGAGCTCCAGCAGGCCCGCTGGCTCGATGAG GTGCGTGTCACCCTGGCCGAGCCTCACCGCGTCACCCTGGAGCTGATGAAGAGGCTGATAGACTCTGGGGTGGGCCTGGCTCCCCACCACGCTGTGGAGAAGGCCATGGCCGAACTGCAAGAGATCCTCACTGTCTCAGAGAGATGGGAGGACAAGGCCCGTGCCTGCCTGCAGGCCAA GCCTCGACATAGCATGGTGACTTTGGAGAGCATTGTTCTGGAAGCTAGGAACATCCCAGCGTACCTACCTAATATTTTGGCCCTCCGAGAGGCCCTACAGAAGGCCAAGGAGTGGACGTCTAAGGTGGAAGCCATTCAG AGTGGTACTAGCTATGCCTacctggagcagctggagagccTGCTGGCCAGGGGTCGCTCCATCCCTGTCCGGCTCGATCCACTGGCCCAGGTGGAGTCTCAGGTGGCTGCAGCTCGAGCCTGGAGGGAGAGGACCGCTCGCACCTTCCTCAAGAAGAACTCCACGTACACACTGCTGCAG GTCCTCAGCCCTCGCGCGGACATCGGGGTCTATGGCAACAGCAAGAGCAAGAGGAAACGCGTCAAGGAGCTCatggagaaggaaagaggaggttTTGACCCCGACGCCCTGAGTGACCTGGAGGAGAGCCTCGAAGAGGTGCGAGACCCCTCCACTGTTGTAGCAGCCTTCAAAGccaaagaacagaaagaagtgGAATCCATCCACTCACTCCGTGCCGCCAATTTAGCCAAGATGGCCATGGCCGACCGCATTGAGGAGGTCAAGTTCTGCCTGTGTCGAAAGACGGCCAGTGGCTTCATGTTGCAGTGCGAGCTTTGTAAGGACTGGTTCCACGGAGCATGCGTGCCTCTGCCCAAGACGGGATCTCAGAAGAAGCTGGGCGTGGGTTGGCAGAGCAATAGCAAAGACTCCAAATTCCTGTGTCCGCTGTGTCAGCGGTCGAGGAGGCCGAGATTAGAGACCATCCTGTCGCTGCTGGTGTCGTTGCAGAAGCTGCCGGTGCGTCTGCCTGAAGGAGAAGCCCTCCAGTGTCTGACTGAGAGGGCAATGAGCTGGCAG GACCGAGCGCGTCAATCTCTGGCCACAGAGGAGCTGTCCTCAGCCCTGGCAAAGCTGTCTGTGCTGAGCCAGCGTATGGTGGAGCAGGCTGCTAGGGAGAAAACGGAGAAAATCATCAATGCCGAGCTGCAGAAAGCTGCTGCCAACCCTGACTTGCAG GGCCACATCCAGACTTTTCAGCAGTCCGGTTTCAGCAGAGCCACATCACCCCGCCAGTGTGTGGACTACGATGATGAGGAGACAGACTCAGACGAGGACATCAGGGAGACGTACGGTTATGACATGAAG GATCCAGGGGAGGTGAAGCCCTACCTGTTCTGTGATGAGGAGATTCCTGTTAAGTCTGAGGAGGTGGTCAGTCACATGTGGCCGGCTGCCACGCCCTCCTTCTGTGCCGAACACGCCTACTCCTCAGCCTCCAAGTCCTGTGTGCAAA atgtgGGCACGCCCAGGAAGCAGCCCAGGAAGACCCCTCTGGTACCTCGCAGCCTGGAGCCGCCAGTGCTCGAGCTGTCCCCACAGGCCAAggcccagctggaggagctgatgaTGCTGGGAGACCTGCTGGAGGTGTCCCTGGATGAGACCCAGCACATCTGGAGGATCCTGCAGGCCACACACCCCCCCTCTGAGGAGAGATTCCTGCAGGTCATGGAG CCTGACGACTCTCTGATGGAGAAGCCCCTGAAGATCAAGCTTAAAgactcagagaagaagaggaaacgGAAGTTAGAAAGAGCCGAGCACCACCACATGCTGATGGCAGCGGCCGTGGCCGGTGGGGCTTCGGCAATGGGAGACATGCGGCCGGCCAAGTCCAAAGAGCTGAAAAGGGTGGGCCTGGAACTGGGTCTTGGGGGCAAacccaagaagaagaaactcaAACTCAACCTGGACAAGAACCGGGAGATGAAGCAGCTGGCCAAACGGTTAGccaaggaggagaaggagaggaagagaaaggagaaggcAGCGGCCAAGGCCGAAGCCATCAGGGAGGggctggagaagaggaaggagaagaagatcCTCGACATTCCCTCCAAGTACGACTGGTCCGGGGCTGAGGACTCCAATGATGAGAACGCAGTATGTGCAGCCAAGAACTGCCAGAGGCCCTGTAAAGACAAG GTGGACTGGGTGCAGTGCGATGGTGGCTGCGACGAGTGGTTCCACCAGGTGTGCGTGGGCGTGACGTGCGAAATGGCCGAGAACGAGGACTACATCTGCGTGGACTGCTCCCGGAAAGCTGCAGGCGGAGgggtgactgtggaggaagtGGCAGAGGAAAGCGTCGTAGTGCTGGCGACGTCACTGTGCGGCGGGGGCGGTGGCGTGCAGAGTCTGCCATCTTCGTCCGTCGTGGCCTCATGGTCTCACGCGTCCCCCGCCTCTCATCTAAACCCAGCAGcttcacatcagcagcagcagcagcagcagcagcagcaagagccTCAGCAGGGCAGTTAG